In Euphorbia lathyris chromosome 10, ddEupLath1.1, whole genome shotgun sequence, a single genomic region encodes these proteins:
- the LOC136208160 gene encoding protein FAR1-RELATED SEQUENCE 5-like, protein METMDLHEIIDNDLQENDDHHQISLSSTIERAGHKQKKIVEEIEGHIPRRRLITRVGCQAQIVLKYCNDGKYIVFRLKEKHTHPLYSPRCMKFQKQGRNLTILHKKMIVDNSKMNVGPVRTYRQIKENVGGYNNVGASKQDFKNFHRDLKAYIYESDAQMFIDIFNKKKLLWSTFFFDFDMDKDDHLCRALWADPICRKNYALFGDMVSFDTTYQTNRYNMIFGPFTGVDHHKKCVTFAACFIAKEDIASFEWVFKTFLNAIGSNEPTCLITDQDPAMKIAIKNVFKKTEHRFCMWHIMKKMNDKLGRTIMQETNFLKRIQPIVWSVEIEPVEFDEKWKAILSEFNLEKHEWLCQIFEIRKMWIPAYFRDLFLGGIMRTTSRSESENNFFTAFTNSHLSLVEFYMRFDSAMDAQRHNQAHNDNEAKHKRPVCKTPMGIETHGVDVYTTTVFYEFQEEVTYSNIEDETKCSCKKFERQGLPCRHMVWVWKAKMLESILQKAQGSEENIKDLVKKFQAIRMDLEAKNTQKDTKKNKTRSKNQDINKGTGVHIPKGNSDKRLKGEREKAVEENQKKRGYAESVNLLLTMIAETVQKKRTDLIY, encoded by the exons ATGGAAACAATGGATTTGCATGAAATAATAGACAATGATCTACAGGAGAATGATGATCATCATCAAATTTCTCTGTCTTCAACTATAGAAAGAG CAGGCCATAAGCAGAAAAAAATTGTTGAAGAAATTGAAGGACACATaccaagaagaagattaataaCACGTGTTGGATGTCAAGCGcaaattgttttaaagtactgcaatgatggaaaatatattgtctttcgtTTAAAAGAGAAACATACACACCCACTTTACAGTCCACGAtgtatgaaatttcaaaaacaggGAAGAAATCTGACAATACTACACAAGAAGATGATTGTTGATAATTCTAAG ATGAATGTTGGACCCGTAAGAACATAcagacaaataaaagaaaatgttggAGGATACAACAATGTAGGTGCATCTAAGCAGGATTTCAAAAACTTCCACAGAGATTTAAAGGCTTACATTTATGAGTCAGATGCCCAAATGTTTATTGACATTTTCAACAAGAAAAAACTTCTATGGTCTACATTCTTTTTTGACTTTGATATGGATAAAGACGATCATCTCTGTAGAGCTTTATGGGCAGACCCAATTTGTAGAAAGAATTATGctctatttggtgatatggtatcttttgacacaacataccaaacaaacag ATATAACATGATCTTTGGCCCCTTTACTggagtagaccaccacaaaaaATGTGTTACGTTCGCTGCTTGTTTCATTGCTAAAGAagatattgcatcatttgagtgggttttCAAAACGTTTCTTAATGCAATAGGAAGCAATGAACCTACATGCTTAATAACAGATCAAGACCCAGCAATGAAGattgcaataaaaaatgttttcaaaaaaacagaacatagattctgcatgtggcacattatgaaaaagatgaatgatAAATTAG GTCGTACAATTATGCAAGAAACCAATTTCTTAAAAAGGATTCAACCAATTGTTTGGAGTGTTGAGATAGAACCTGTagaatttgatgaaaaatgGAAAGCAATCCTTTCAGAGTTTAATTTGGAGAAACATGAATGGCTATGTCaaatatttgaaatcagaaaaatGTGGATTCCAGCGTATTTCAGGGACTTGTTCCTAGGAGGAATTATGAGAACTACATCAAGGTCAGAGAGTGAGAACAACTTTTTCACTGCTTTTACAAATTCTCATCTAAGTCTTGTAGAATTTTATATGAGATTTGATAGTGCAATGGATGCACAAAGGCATAACCAAGCTCACAATGACAATGAAGCTAAACATAAAAGACCTGTATGCAAAACACCAATGGGTATTGAAACACATGGAGTTGATGTTTATACAACCACTGTCTTTTATGAGTTTCAGGAAGAG GTTACGTACAGCAACATTGAAGACGAAACAAAATGTTCGTGCAAGAAGTTTGAGAGACAAGGCTTACCATGCAGACACATGGTGTGGGTTTGGAAGGCAAAAATGCTTGAATCAATTTTACAAAAAG CTCAAGGTAGTGAGGAAAATATAAAGGATCTTGTGAAGAAGTTTCAAGCAATCAGAATGGATTTAGAAGCTAAAAACACTCAAAAAGAcactaagaaaaacaaaactcgTTCAAAAAATCAAGACATTAACAAAGGTACAGGTGTACATATTCCAAAAGGAAACAGTGATAAAAGATTGAAGGGTGAAAGAGAGAAAGCTGTTGAGGAAAACCAGAAAAAAAGAGGTTATGCAGAGTCTGTAAACCTCTTGCTAACCATGATAGCAGAAACTGTCCAGAAAAAGAGAACTGATCTCATATATTGA